In Parasegetibacter sp. NRK P23, a single genomic region encodes these proteins:
- a CDS encoding SusC/RagA family TonB-linked outer membrane protein yields MRKLVLLLLGVLFLCGQLLAQNRTITGKVIDEQGNPISNVSVIIKGTSTGTSTSSDGAYSISVAPGARFLVFSAVGFAETEVSIGDRSVVNASLRLEDKDLTEVVVVGYSNTTKEAFTGSAKVVSGELLNNKAVSNISQSLAGEVAGVRVINTTGQPGASATVRIRGFGSVNGNRAPLYVIDGVPYSGNLNAINMADVESTTVLKDAAATAIYGARGANGVIIITTRTGKSKRPFIEVDGRIGTNFSALPRYNKLTSPEQYIGLAWESMYNFGVIDGAADPTAYANTNLFSANGIDPKYNLWNVANGGELIDPTTRTVRPGVTRKYDPENWEDYGFQSSTRQEVNLKLGGGDAKSNYYTSLGYLNDVGYSINSDFKRLSARLNINQEVKRWLTASMNIGYANTETNNNGQESNSNSIFWFVDNLPPIYPLFLRDANGNFVPDPIFGGNQFDYGEDRGFGGLTNAIADATLNTLRAKRNELNGNSSLNFKFTDYLSFETRLGVQYYNNAYVNLTNKFYGSAASQNGSVFQTKTELLNTNFLQMLRFNKEFGSHGIEALVAHEATDWRQSIASASRYNLVSNDIPELNNGVVSNPSTSYSNAFKLESYFAQINYDKDNTYYLSATARRDGSSRFVKDKWGNFGSIGAGWVISNNAFMDKFTIIDFLKLKASYGLIGEQEGIGFYPGYDRFNVDNLNDNPAFSFDSKGNPDLTWETSQMFQAGLEFRLGQFLTGSVDYYVKNTKDLIFDRRVGPSIGYALIKVNDGVLRNQGLEFDLTGHIIKKKDTYIDLNINGETFKNKIIEMPIDPSTGEQKVIDVQAPFGWAKGKSIYDFYMRDFAGVDPADGTSTWVLYYDDLNNNDIADAGEGIANMATFLAANPSKESSLKQTTTKAYSSATQYYVGKSAIPKLRGAANLRAGWKNFNLAVQMLYSFGGYANDGAYASLMDNGIIGTNNWHADMFNRWQKAGDITDVPRLSNSEDQNVISTSTRFLTKSNFLALNNIRLGYDLPAALMARLGVGSASFWVSGDNLWIHSARKGFNPSTSESGASSIYNYAPLTTVTVGLKVRL; encoded by the coding sequence ATGAGAAAACTTGTATTACTTCTTCTGGGGGTATTGTTCCTATGCGGACAACTGCTCGCCCAAAACCGGACCATCACCGGGAAAGTGATCGATGAACAGGGCAATCCGATCTCCAACGTTTCAGTTATTATCAAAGGCACTTCTACCGGCACATCAACCTCAAGTGATGGCGCTTATTCTATCAGCGTAGCCCCAGGTGCCAGGTTTTTAGTGTTTTCCGCTGTTGGATTCGCGGAAACGGAGGTAAGTATCGGGGATCGTTCCGTTGTAAACGCTTCTTTAAGATTAGAAGACAAAGATCTTACGGAAGTTGTGGTAGTGGGCTATAGCAATACCACTAAAGAGGCTTTTACCGGATCGGCGAAAGTGGTATCTGGAGAACTGTTGAACAATAAAGCGGTTTCAAACATTTCCCAGTCATTAGCTGGTGAGGTTGCCGGTGTGCGTGTTATCAATACTACCGGACAGCCAGGTGCTTCGGCCACCGTGCGTATCCGCGGTTTTGGTTCCGTAAACGGGAACAGGGCGCCTCTTTACGTGATTGACGGCGTTCCTTATTCTGGGAACCTCAACGCGATTAACATGGCCGATGTAGAATCTACTACAGTGCTGAAAGATGCCGCGGCTACGGCCATTTATGGTGCCCGCGGAGCGAATGGTGTAATTATTATCACTACACGCACGGGAAAAAGTAAGCGGCCCTTCATTGAAGTAGATGGTAGAATAGGCACAAACTTTTCCGCGTTACCAAGGTATAACAAACTTACTTCTCCGGAACAATACATCGGGCTTGCATGGGAGTCCATGTACAATTTCGGCGTTATTGATGGTGCAGCGGATCCAACCGCTTATGCGAATACCAACCTTTTTTCCGCTAATGGCATAGACCCCAAATATAATTTATGGAATGTAGCCAACGGTGGAGAATTGATTGACCCCACTACCAGAACCGTAAGACCAGGTGTTACCAGGAAATATGATCCTGAAAATTGGGAAGATTACGGTTTTCAGTCATCTACACGTCAGGAGGTTAACTTGAAGTTGGGCGGAGGCGATGCTAAATCGAACTATTATACGTCTTTAGGCTATTTGAATGATGTAGGTTATTCCATCAACTCAGATTTCAAGCGACTTTCCGCAAGGCTCAATATCAATCAGGAAGTAAAACGCTGGCTGACGGCATCCATGAATATTGGTTACGCTAATACGGAAACCAATAACAACGGCCAGGAATCTAACTCGAATAGCATATTCTGGTTCGTAGATAACTTGCCTCCCATTTATCCTTTATTCCTGAGGGATGCCAACGGAAACTTTGTTCCGGATCCTATTTTTGGAGGCAATCAGTTTGATTATGGAGAAGACAGGGGCTTTGGCGGGTTAACTAACGCTATCGCAGACGCAACGCTAAATACATTGAGGGCGAAACGCAATGAACTTAACGGTAACTCTTCTTTAAACTTTAAGTTTACTGATTACTTAAGTTTTGAAACAAGACTGGGTGTGCAATACTACAATAACGCATACGTCAATCTTACCAATAAGTTTTATGGTTCCGCCGCATCTCAGAATGGAAGTGTTTTTCAAACCAAAACTGAGTTGTTAAATACCAACTTCTTACAGATGTTGCGGTTTAATAAGGAGTTCGGATCTCATGGAATTGAAGCCCTTGTTGCGCATGAAGCCACGGATTGGCGCCAAAGCATAGCTTCCGCTTCAAGGTATAATCTTGTATCAAACGATATTCCGGAACTCAATAATGGTGTAGTTTCTAATCCTTCTACCTCTTATTCAAATGCCTTTAAGCTGGAAAGCTATTTTGCGCAAATCAATTATGACAAGGATAATACCTACTATCTTTCCGCTACAGCAAGAAGAGATGGTTCATCACGTTTCGTAAAAGATAAGTGGGGAAATTTCGGTTCTATTGGTGCCGGTTGGGTTATCTCCAATAACGCTTTTATGGATAAGTTCACGATCATAGACTTTCTTAAACTCAAAGCCAGCTATGGTCTTATAGGGGAACAGGAAGGTATCGGATTCTATCCTGGTTACGACCGGTTTAACGTGGATAACCTGAATGATAATCCCGCATTTTCTTTTGATTCTAAAGGTAATCCTGATCTTACATGGGAAACTTCCCAAATGTTTCAGGCAGGCCTTGAATTCAGGCTTGGGCAGTTCCTAACAGGTTCGGTTGATTATTATGTAAAAAATACTAAAGACCTGATTTTCGACCGAAGAGTTGGACCATCTATCGGTTATGCGCTTATTAAAGTAAATGATGGTGTACTTCGTAATCAGGGACTTGAGTTTGACCTTACAGGGCATATCATCAAGAAAAAGGATACTTACATTGATTTGAACATCAATGGTGAAACCTTTAAGAACAAGATTATTGAAATGCCAATCGATCCATCTACCGGTGAGCAAAAAGTTATTGATGTACAAGCTCCGTTTGGTTGGGCAAAAGGGAAATCAATTTATGATTTCTATATGAGAGACTTCGCTGGTGTTGATCCGGCTGATGGAACAAGCACATGGGTACTTTACTACGATGATCTGAACAATAATGATATCGCAGACGCGGGAGAAGGAATCGCGAACATGGCCACCTTCCTTGCTGCAAATCCAAGCAAAGAAAGTTCTCTTAAGCAAACAACCACCAAAGCCTATTCTTCTGCAACCCAGTACTATGTTGGAAAATCCGCTATTCCTAAATTAAGAGGAGCGGCCAACCTGCGTGCGGGATGGAAGAACTTCAACCTTGCCGTTCAAATGTTGTATAGTTTTGGAGGTTATGCAAATGATGGGGCTTATGCATCGCTGATGGATAACGGCATTATCGGCACCAACAACTGGCACGCAGACATGTTCAACAGATGGCAAAAGGCTGGAGATATTACCGATGTACCCCGCCTATCTAACTCCGAAGACCAAAACGTGATTTCAACCTCTACACGATTCCTTACCAAGTCGAACTTCCTGGCCTTGAACAACATCAGACTTGGTTATGATTTACCTGCAGCACTTATGGCAAGACTTGGAGTTGGAAGCGCTTCCTTCTGGGTGTCTGGTGATAACCTTTGGATTCATTCAGCAAGAAAAGGATTCAATCCATCTACTTCTGAAAGCGGAGCGAGCAGTATCTATAATTACGCGCCACTTACAACTGTTACGGTTGGTCTTAAAGTAAGGCTCTAA
- a CDS encoding RagB/SusD family nutrient uptake outer membrane protein: MKAKYWITVGLAGSIALTGCKKDFLEAEPSQFVSAEQLQRASEQDPGLLNGNIAGLYTTMYNTGVGGTTGHDDFGQKGIDIYTDMLCSDMVLGGVNYGWYETVARYQSTLDFTRNEAYIPWRYYYRIIFGANIIIDALGGTDFEPTEEDKRQIMGQSKAMRAYGYFYLSQLYAKEYGDGNAKTLPIYKDTKVPNQPKSTTKEVYDLMISDLEEAITYLDGFTRTTKDQVDQNVAKGLLAYVLASRGTSADWARVETLTAEITAEYPVTRKSEAVGVVTALSGVPATNPESGFNNIATASWIWGVDLTLASDIDLISWWGQVDYFTYSYAWAGDPKVMDRGLYNTMRTDDIRRGQFHSTMRPLYKFFAPARVIGGQRQVTTDLLYMRADEFYILNAEAKARQSRDNDARTALKNYLTTAERIADVSYIDALSGQSLLNEIYLQTRLEFWGEGKSYLAMKRNKATITRGTNHLFNAGQSYQYNANELTFLIPQAEVLNNPVLND, from the coding sequence ATGAAAGCAAAATATTGGATAACGGTGGGACTTGCTGGTTCTATCGCACTCACAGGATGTAAAAAAGATTTTCTTGAAGCTGAACCTTCTCAGTTTGTTTCTGCGGAGCAATTACAACGTGCATCGGAGCAAGATCCTGGCCTTTTGAATGGTAACATCGCTGGTTTATATACCACGATGTATAATACAGGGGTTGGGGGAACTACCGGGCACGACGATTTCGGCCAAAAGGGAATTGATATTTACACCGACATGCTCTGCTCTGATATGGTGTTGGGTGGTGTGAACTACGGGTGGTATGAAACAGTTGCCAGGTATCAGTCTACACTTGACTTCACAAGAAATGAAGCTTATATTCCCTGGAGGTATTATTACAGGATTATTTTTGGTGCGAATATTATAATCGATGCCTTAGGTGGTACCGATTTCGAACCAACAGAGGAAGATAAACGACAAATCATGGGCCAGTCAAAAGCCATGCGTGCTTATGGTTATTTTTATCTCTCTCAATTGTATGCGAAAGAATATGGTGACGGGAACGCTAAAACACTGCCAATTTACAAAGACACAAAGGTTCCCAACCAGCCAAAGAGCACTACAAAAGAGGTGTATGACCTTATGATTTCGGATTTGGAAGAGGCCATTACATACCTGGACGGGTTTACCAGAACTACAAAAGATCAGGTGGATCAGAATGTAGCCAAAGGGCTTCTAGCTTATGTGCTCGCATCAAGAGGCACGTCAGCTGATTGGGCCCGGGTAGAAACGCTAACGGCAGAAATTACCGCCGAATACCCTGTTACGCGGAAGAGTGAAGCAGTTGGGGTTGTAACCGCCCTTAGCGGAGTTCCGGCTACAAATCCTGAATCAGGGTTTAACAATATTGCTACGGCAAGCTGGATATGGGGTGTAGACCTTACTTTGGCAAGTGACATTGATCTCATCTCCTGGTGGGGCCAGGTGGATTATTTTACCTATAGCTATGCATGGGCCGGAGACCCAAAGGTTATGGACAGAGGTCTCTATAACACAATGCGTACCGACGACATCAGAAGGGGACAATTCCATTCTACCATGCGCCCGCTCTATAAATTCTTTGCGCCAGCAAGGGTGATCGGAGGACAGCGGCAGGTAACAACAGATCTTTTGTACATGAGAGCGGATGAGTTTTATATTTTGAACGCAGAAGCTAAAGCACGCCAAAGCAGAGATAACGATGCCAGAACTGCGCTCAAAAACTATCTTACTACCGCGGAAAGAATTGCTGATGTGTCTTATATTGATGCACTGTCCGGACAAAGTTTGCTCAATGAAATATACCTGCAAACACGTCTCGAATTTTGGGGTGAAGGTAAATCCTACCTGGCTATGAAGCGCAATAAAGCAACAATTACAAGAGGTACTAATCACTTGTTTAACGCGGGACAATCTTATCAGTATAATGCTAATGAGTTGACATTCCTTATTCCACAGGCGGAAGTTCTAAACAACCCCGTACTTAACGACTAG
- a CDS encoding helix-turn-helix transcriptional regulator has protein sequence MRTAKENMEKVIPLVTLEEVRTQPSQQGLHFEITQLEEFSSRVESFTRPHRHDFYMLLLVTGGGGAHDIDFKTYELQPGSIFFMYPGQIHSWKTLHNAQGYMLLFTSEFFTLRYNSNNLFEFPFFNYNQHLPYLHLEPGQMEQFSYLFRKMDEEYTGKKTDKEKVLKSYLNILLVEINRSYVPLNEQVADKHSQMIVQKFEHLINEKFKVMKGVKDYAARLCITPNYLNAVCTKVTGKSAGEHIRERIMLEAKRLLLHSDNTVSEIASELNFDDNSYFCRFFKKYAMITPEQFRKMHHNVAV, from the coding sequence ATGAGAACCGCCAAAGAGAACATGGAGAAGGTGATCCCCCTGGTAACCCTGGAAGAGGTAAGAACACAACCCAGCCAGCAAGGGCTCCATTTTGAGATCACCCAGCTGGAAGAATTCTCCTCAAGGGTAGAATCCTTCACCCGTCCGCACCGCCACGATTTTTACATGCTCCTGCTGGTAACCGGTGGCGGCGGCGCCCATGATATCGACTTCAAAACTTACGAACTACAGCCCGGCAGCATTTTCTTCATGTATCCCGGACAAATCCATTCCTGGAAAACACTGCACAACGCACAGGGCTATATGCTGCTGTTCACGTCGGAATTCTTTACGCTCCGGTACAACAGCAATAACCTTTTCGAATTTCCTTTCTTCAATTACAACCAACACCTTCCCTACCTGCACCTGGAACCCGGCCAGATGGAACAATTCAGTTACCTGTTCCGTAAAATGGACGAGGAATATACCGGTAAAAAAACGGATAAGGAGAAGGTGTTAAAATCGTACCTGAACATATTACTGGTAGAGATCAACCGCAGCTACGTTCCGCTGAACGAACAGGTGGCAGACAAACACAGCCAGATGATCGTGCAGAAGTTTGAGCACCTGATCAACGAGAAATTCAAGGTGATGAAAGGCGTGAAGGATTACGCGGCTCGGTTGTGCATTACGCCCAATTACCTGAATGCCGTGTGTACGAAAGTGACGGGTAAATCAGCAGGTGAGCATATCCGTGAGCGCATTATGCTGGAGGCGAAAAGATTGCTGCTGCATTCGGACAATACGGTGAGCGAGATTGCTAGTGAGCTGAATTTTGATGACAATTCCTATTTCTGCAGATTTTTTAAGAAGTACGCGATGATAACACCGGAACAGTTCAGGAAGATGCACCATAATGTGGCGGTGTAG
- a CDS encoding heavy metal translocating P-type ATPase metal-binding domain-containing protein — protein MPEIASSSKITCFHCGDDCAGNPVVLDGKAFCCEGCKTVYGILNKEGLCDYYSLNPNPGVNRKEIPRKDKFSFLDNDEIVSKLIDFKDDEQMQVLLYLPQIHCSSCLWLLENLHKLNDGVIGAKVDFTRKEIRVRFRYISLSLRELAELLTSIGYEPYISLNSITGKKPPSNKGLIYRLGIAGFCFANIMLMSFPEYLGLPEAEAMLGKLFRYLNLLLSLPVFFYSATTFFHSAWGALKARYLNIDAPIALALIVTFARSVYEVLSGTGAGYFDSMSGIVFFMLAGRVLQDRTYRKLSFERDYSSYFPLGVTVLKGEEEKAIPLPDIQLNDTLLIHYAELVPADGILTRGKALIDYSFVTGESVPVEKEMGEIIYAGGKQVGGNIEMLVIREVTQSYLTSLWNRNEENSVDKQTSFVETISRYFTIVVLAIALSAAVFWYIKDQSVVWNAVTAVLIVACPCALLLCHTFTNGNMLRLFSRKGLYLRNAAAIERMAGTTFIVFDKTGTLTSSISKEISFEGDHLCSKTKEKIAALAAQSTHPLSKSIVRFLDVKGRRSVNGFRDVPGQGIEGIVEGDLVSLGSARFVLGKTPGSNETSVYVSIENKVLGRFVFRNEYRQGVQELVASLKRQVKLAVLSGDNDAERPLLEQLLGTDVPMRFKQQPDDKLHFIRQLRARGENVMMIGDGLNDAPSLRAADTGIAITDDTNLFTPASDAILEGKSLGDTARFIRMAKASRRIILSAFAFSILYNIIGISFAVCGLLSPMIAAILMPASSISILLITYGCTSWLGRKKAD, from the coding sequence ATGCCGGAGATCGCTTCTTCTTCTAAAATCACCTGTTTTCACTGTGGCGATGATTGCGCGGGTAACCCTGTTGTGCTCGACGGAAAAGCCTTCTGTTGCGAAGGCTGCAAAACGGTATATGGTATTTTGAACAAGGAAGGGCTGTGTGATTATTACAGCCTGAACCCGAACCCTGGTGTGAACAGAAAAGAAATCCCCAGGAAAGACAAGTTCAGTTTCCTCGACAACGACGAAATCGTTTCCAAACTCATTGATTTTAAAGATGATGAGCAGATGCAGGTACTGCTTTACCTGCCACAGATCCATTGTAGTTCCTGCCTTTGGCTCCTCGAAAACCTCCACAAGCTTAACGACGGGGTGATCGGTGCAAAAGTGGACTTCACCCGGAAAGAAATCCGCGTCCGTTTCCGGTACATAAGTCTTTCCCTCCGGGAACTGGCCGAGCTGCTCACCAGTATCGGCTACGAACCTTACATCAGTTTAAACAGCATCACCGGGAAAAAACCGCCTTCCAATAAAGGGCTTATTTATCGTTTAGGCATCGCCGGGTTCTGCTTCGCGAACATCATGCTGATGAGTTTTCCCGAATACCTGGGATTGCCCGAGGCGGAGGCCATGCTGGGAAAACTGTTCCGTTACCTCAACCTGTTGTTGTCGTTGCCCGTATTTTTCTACTCCGCCACCACGTTTTTTCACTCGGCCTGGGGCGCGTTAAAAGCACGCTACCTCAATATCGACGCACCCATAGCGCTGGCGCTCATCGTTACTTTCGCCCGCAGTGTATACGAGGTGCTTTCCGGTACAGGCGCGGGTTATTTTGATTCCATGAGCGGCATCGTTTTCTTTATGCTCGCCGGTCGTGTGCTGCAGGACCGTACCTACCGTAAACTATCTTTTGAACGGGATTATTCTTCCTATTTCCCTTTAGGCGTAACGGTATTAAAAGGAGAGGAGGAAAAAGCCATTCCGCTGCCCGATATTCAACTCAACGATACATTGCTGATCCACTATGCCGAACTGGTTCCGGCAGACGGCATTCTTACAAGAGGAAAGGCCCTGATCGATTATAGTTTCGTAACCGGCGAATCCGTTCCCGTGGAAAAAGAAATGGGCGAAATTATTTATGCGGGCGGAAAGCAGGTGGGTGGTAACATTGAAATGCTGGTGATACGAGAAGTGACGCAAAGCTACCTGACCAGCCTCTGGAACAGGAACGAAGAAAATTCCGTTGATAAACAGACTTCTTTCGTGGAAACCATCAGCAGGTATTTTACCATCGTGGTACTGGCCATTGCATTGTCCGCAGCAGTGTTCTGGTATATAAAGGACCAGTCTGTGGTGTGGAACGCGGTTACCGCCGTACTCATTGTCGCATGTCCATGCGCGTTACTTTTGTGCCACACCTTTACCAATGGGAACATGTTGCGCCTGTTCAGCCGCAAAGGGCTTTACCTGCGCAACGCCGCGGCCATCGAAAGAATGGCGGGCACCACCTTCATTGTATTCGACAAAACGGGAACGCTTACTTCTTCCATTAGTAAGGAAATCAGTTTCGAAGGCGATCACCTCTGTTCTAAAACAAAAGAAAAGATCGCTGCGCTGGCGGCGCAATCCACCCACCCGCTCAGTAAAAGCATCGTACGTTTCCTGGATGTGAAAGGACGTCGTTCCGTAAATGGTTTCCGCGATGTGCCCGGCCAGGGCATTGAAGGCATTGTGGAAGGCGACCTGGTGAGCCTGGGTTCCGCGCGGTTCGTGCTGGGAAAAACACCGGGTTCCAACGAAACATCCGTATATGTTTCCATTGAAAATAAAGTACTGGGAAGATTTGTGTTCAGGAACGAATACCGCCAGGGTGTGCAGGAACTGGTCGCTTCCCTCAAAAGGCAGGTCAAACTCGCGGTGTTGAGTGGCGACAATGACGCTGAACGTCCGCTCCTCGAACAACTTCTCGGCACCGATGTGCCCATGCGTTTCAAACAGCAACCGGATGATAAACTGCATTTCATCCGGCAACTCAGGGCACGGGGTGAAAACGTAATGATGATCGGCGACGGGCTGAATGACGCGCCCTCACTCCGGGCCGCCGATACAGGCATCGCCATTACCGACGATACCAATCTTTTCACACCGGCCAGCGATGCTATCCTTGAAGGGAAATCGCTTGGCGATACCGCACGCTTTATTCGCATGGCCAAAGCTTCACGCCGCATCATACTTTCTGCCTTTGCCTTTTCCATCCTGTACAACATTATTGGGATCTCCTTCGCCGTATGCGGCCTGCTCAGTCCTATGATCGCGGCCATCCTAATGCCCGCAAGTTCCATCTCCATCCTGCTCATTACCTACGGATGCACTTCCTGGTTAGGCAGAAAGAAAGCTGACTAA
- the ccoS gene encoding cbb3-type cytochrome oxidase assembly protein CcoS: MQIILLLLIISLSIAALFLGAFLWSVRTGQYEDEEAPPVRILFDDQPKTNTP, from the coding sequence ATGCAGATCATTCTCCTCTTACTTATCATCTCGCTCTCCATAGCGGCGCTCTTCCTGGGCGCCTTCCTATGGAGCGTGCGCACGGGGCAGTATGAAGATGAAGAAGCGCCTCCGGTAAGGATTTTATTCGACGATCAACCTAAAACAAATACTCCCTGA
- the ccoN gene encoding cytochrome-c oxidase, cbb3-type subunit I: MQAEQFYYDNRIVKWFAYATMFWGIIGMLAGLYAAIAMYYPAISFDFAPTTFGRLRPVHTNAVIFAFVGNGIFMGVYYSLQRLCKARMFSDKLSNIHFWGWQLIIVVAAITLLLGYTTGKEYAELEWPVDIAITLVWVLFGINMFGTIIKRRESHLYVAIWFYIATWVTVAMLHIVNSFEMPLTLFKSYSWYAGVQDALVQWWYGHNAVAFFLTTPYLGLMYYFLPKAANRPVYSYRLSIIHFWALIFIYIWAGPHHLLYTSLPDWAQSLGVVFSVMLIAPSWGGMLNGLFTLRGAWDKVREEPVLKFLVVAITCYGMATFEGPMLSLKNVNAIAHFTDWIVAHVHVGALGWNGFLTFGVIYWLVPKMWNTSLYSKKLAGTHFWIGTIGIVLYAVPLYWAGFAQSSMWKQFTEEGQLKYQFLETVTNILPLYITRSVGGTLYLAGVFIMVYNIAKTVKKGSFVANEAVEAAPLPKNPVLHGKEHWHRWIEKRPVQMLVWSLVVVAIGGALEMVPTFLVKSNVPTISSVKPYTPLELHGRDIYIREGCYTCHSQMVRPFRDEVARYGEYSKAGEFVYDHPFQWGSKRTGPDLARIGGKYPDSWHYNHMLEPASMSPGSVMPTYGWLFKQNIDTTLTPGMIRVMQKLGVPYEEGYDAQANKDLVEQASAIKGRLAGDKIKVGEQREIVALIAYLQRMGTDIKVSAVTQK; the protein is encoded by the coding sequence ATGCAAGCAGAGCAATTTTATTACGACAACCGGATTGTAAAGTGGTTCGCCTACGCCACCATGTTCTGGGGCATCATCGGGATGCTCGCGGGCTTGTACGCGGCCATCGCCATGTATTACCCCGCCATCAGTTTCGATTTCGCGCCCACTACTTTCGGCCGCCTGAGGCCCGTGCACACCAACGCAGTCATCTTCGCGTTCGTGGGCAACGGTATTTTCATGGGTGTGTACTATTCACTGCAACGCCTGTGCAAGGCCAGGATGTTCAGCGATAAATTATCGAATATCCACTTCTGGGGATGGCAGCTCATCATCGTGGTGGCCGCCATCACACTGCTCCTCGGTTACACTACCGGTAAAGAATATGCGGAGCTGGAATGGCCGGTGGACATCGCCATCACATTGGTATGGGTATTGTTCGGCATCAACATGTTCGGCACCATCATCAAAAGAAGGGAATCGCATCTGTATGTGGCCATCTGGTTCTACATCGCCACCTGGGTTACGGTGGCCATGCTGCACATCGTGAACTCTTTTGAAATGCCGCTTACGCTTTTCAAAAGTTATTCCTGGTACGCCGGGGTACAGGATGCCCTGGTGCAGTGGTGGTACGGGCACAACGCCGTGGCCTTCTTCCTGACCACGCCTTACCTCGGGTTGATGTATTATTTTCTGCCTAAAGCAGCCAACAGACCGGTATATTCCTACCGCCTTTCCATCATACACTTCTGGGCGCTCATCTTTATTTATATATGGGCCGGTCCACACCATCTGTTATATACTTCTTTGCCAGACTGGGCACAGTCGCTGGGCGTGGTATTCTCCGTGATGCTCATCGCGCCATCCTGGGGTGGTATGCTGAACGGGTTGTTCACGCTCCGCGGCGCATGGGATAAGGTTCGTGAAGAACCGGTGCTGAAGTTTCTCGTGGTAGCCATCACCTGTTATGGTATGGCCACTTTTGAAGGACCGATGCTTTCGTTGAAAAACGTGAACGCCATCGCGCACTTCACCGACTGGATCGTAGCGCACGTACACGTTGGCGCGCTGGGCTGGAACGGCTTCCTCACCTTCGGTGTGATCTACTGGCTGGTGCCTAAGATGTGGAACACTTCACTTTACTCTAAAAAACTGGCGGGAACACATTTCTGGATCGGCACCATCGGTATTGTGCTCTATGCTGTACCGTTGTACTGGGCAGGCTTCGCGCAAAGCAGCATGTGGAAACAGTTCACGGAAGAAGGACAACTGAAATACCAGTTCCTGGAAACCGTTACCAATATCCTTCCCCTGTACATCACGCGCAGTGTGGGCGGAACCCTTTACCTGGCGGGTGTTTTCATCATGGTGTACAATATCGCGAAAACGGTAAAGAAAGGAAGTTTTGTGGCCAACGAAGCCGTAGAAGCCGCTCCGCTTCCGAAGAACCCCGTATTGCATGGCAAAGAACACTGGCACCGCTGGATCGAGAAACGCCCGGTTCAGATGCTGGTATGGAGCCTTGTGGTGGTGGCCATTGGCGGCGCGCTGGAAATGGTGCCCACCTTCCTGGTAAAATCGAATGTGCCTACCATCAGCAGCGTGAAACCCTATACCCCGCTTGAATTGCATGGCCGTGATATTTATATCCGTGAAGGATGTTATACCTGTCACTCGCAAATGGTGCGTCCGTTCAGGGATGAGGTGGCGCGTTACGGAGAATACTCCAAAGCAGGTGAGTTCGTGTACGATCACCCGTTCCAGTGGGGATCGAAAAGAACCGGTCCCGACCTCGCGCGCATTGGCGGAAAGTATCCCGATTCCTGGCACTACAACCACATGCTGGAACCGGCTTCTATGTCGCCGGGCTCGGTGATGCCTACTTACGGCTGGCTCTTTAAACAGAATATTGATACCACGCTTACGCCGGGTATGATCCGGGTGATGCAGAAGCTGGGTGTGCCTTACGAAGAGGGCTACGATGCCCAGGCGAATAAGGACCTGGTGGAACAGGCTTCAGCCATCAAAGGACGCCTTGCCGGCGATAAAATAAAAGTAGGGGAACAACGGGAGATCGTGGCGTTGATCGCGTACCTCCAGCGCATGGGAACCGATATTAAAGTTTCAGCAGTAACGCAAAAATAA
- a CDS encoding CcoQ/FixQ family Cbb3-type cytochrome c oxidase assembly chaperone: protein MKFINYIESISGVSIFGLISLLLFTGFFSLMLVWTLKADKRLIEEISHIPLDPEQNH from the coding sequence ATGAAATTCATCAACTATATCGAATCCATCAGTGGCGTAAGCATCTTCGGATTGATCTCGCTGCTGCTCTTCACCGGGTTCTTCAGCCTGATGCTGGTCTGGACCCTCAAAGCCGACAAGCGATTGATAGAAGAGATAAGTCATATTCCACTTGACCCCGAACAGAACCACTAA